The genomic region ggttcacatatattgagactcgtagtatcggtgtgttttcgcgtttttaagaacaaaaggatgaagtgttgtgttttatcgtgtcaaagttattcagacagacgttctgatgctatgaatggtatcacatttcatttgtaagtaattttatacgtaatttctacacttattgacatctagtgtgagatagctgaactatgtagtgacatcaatatatcgatgttaggtcgctaagcgagtagttttgctactaacccgcagatggaaaattgagaagtgggcggcgtttcacaacccctcaccccgcaaaatgtcactcgatatttcatagggaaatcttaatacaacatctcctctttgtttctgctctatgctgCCCACTCTCGAAGTATTACCGTATAAGTTCGATAGGCGCAAGAGTTACAAAGTAAGTAGCCGATGGCTTTCACATCACATTTGAAACGCATAGTATATGGGCTGAGCTGCAATCCGAAGGTTGCAGTGCCTCAACCATTCTACTGCCCTTTTTCTAAAAAGCAGTCAAATGCAAAAAGTGCAAAAaatgtaggtttttttaaaaactgatgcttttaacaaataaagcccaaggtttttagtttgtttttagtTAGACCTTAGGaacttttttagaaacattagtttttaaaaattcccatgTTTTTTGGTGAgagctcaaaaactactttttgcagTTAACCGCTTATTAACGTGTTTCTACTGCAATTAGACATTTCTCCTGTTGCCCCTCCAGTTGCCCTGATTCCTGCCCCTATAATGATAATTCTGCCTAAAGTTCTGTTGGACATTCCTCAAATTTTGGTTACGCCTGTAATTCTTCCTCACGCCATTCAGCGGAGGACGATTCTTCTTCTTCCCAACGGGACTGTGGTCAGGTGTTTCAGTCaaaagtttcttcaaaaaaatTCTTTCGTTATCGTTTTCGTAAATAGATGCAGCTCTTCGTATCTGTGCCGAGATCGTCAGCCCTAACTTAGCGTGCACAGCCATCGCACAGTTGCGATTGTGCTGGAAAGGGTCTTGTATGCACATAGCCGTGTCCAGCCTCAACGGTTTCAGTTTTTTGTCGCCTACGtttgttttgtactgtgcgaaAGTCGATGGGACATTTTCCACTTTCGCGAACAGTTCTCGGGCTACCGGCCTACCTAAATACGGAGAAACTATATATTTGTCAAACTCAAAAGTCTTATAGTACTTGAAGAATTCACCTAAAAGTTCATACATTGATTTATCATCTTTAATTGACCGATCCAGTGTGCTGAAGGCAGAATTCCACTCATCGATGTTCTCTTCTACATTTTCCTGGAGGTCCACTACCGGA from Maniola hyperantus chromosome 16, iAphHyp1.2, whole genome shotgun sequence harbors:
- the LOC117989492 gene encoding terminal uridylyltransferase Tailor-like; translated protein: MEPEDDVLDISRLKFSGDFDEQVQEVMEHIRLQREEVERFNGLITDLYHVLSPVWKDIQVLAFGSIVTGLGLRTSDVDCYIQLPPWLHPPEKSFVVKAKNILMRHKHLFQHAFAIVHAKVPIVQVFHVPTQVYCDLSFNSPAGVANSNLITYLLNSNKKALHLAILIKYWSKIHHLTGTNLMSSYSLTLLVIFFLQQINVMSPVVDLQENVEENIDEWNSAFSTLDRSIKDDKSMYELLGEFFKYYKTFEFDKYIVSPYLGRPVARELFAKVENVPSTFAQYKTNVGDKKLKPLRLDTAMCIQDPFQHNRNCAMAVHAKLGLTISAQIRRAASIYENDNERIFLKKLLTETPDHSPVGKKKNRPPLNGVRKNYRRNQNLRNVQQNFRQNYHYRGRNQGNWRGNRRNV